The window TCCGGTCACACCTCTCGAGGTTCCCGCCTTTCGGGTGCATGCGCCCTGTACCTGCTCGGGCACCGGATGAATATCCGTGTGTGAGCGTCTCGGCAACCACCCTGGCATGGGCCTAGCACACCCCGGGAGTGGGGCAGTAAGGCCCGATCTCTACCCGATCGCTTCGGGTTTCTCTCGACGTACCTGTTCCTCGTCGCTGCACTGTCGGGGGCATGCAGCGAAGACCCACCGAGGGCGGAGGCGAGCGTTGTGCGGCACGCGGCCGCATCATCGGAGGCCCGTACCTAGCCGTACGATGCTCTACTTCCGGAACCGGTCTGCCGGGTTCGAGGGTGCAGGCCGCGCCCGCTGCGCCTCGCACGTCCACTGCGATGCGGGCGCCATCGACCCCGACCATCGGTCGATACCCTTCGAAACCTTTTCCTATCGGCGGCTGCTCAGGTATCGATTTGCTTGCTCTCCTGCTTGTGACCCACCTCCTTGGCGCTCTCACCACTGCTGATCTCGATCTTGCGGGGTTTGGCCTGCTCCGCGAGCGGGATCGTCAACCTCAGCACCCCGGCGTCGTAACTGGCATCGACGTGCTCGGTATCGAGGTTCTCCCCCAGGAACAGTTGACGGCTGAACACCCCCCGCGGACGTTCGGCCGCAATCATCTCCTCGCCGCCTTCGCGGACCGGCCGCTCCGCATGCACCGTCAGCACGTTCCGGTCGACATCGAGATCGAGCGAATCGGGATTGATCCCGGGAAGGTCGAACTCGACGACGAACCGTTCCCCCTCCTGCCAGGCGTCCATCGGCATTACCGCAGGCTGAGAGGCCGTGCCCAACAGTTGGCGGGTCAGGCGGTCGAGATCACGGAAAGGATCGGTGCGCATCAACATCTTCTGTCACCTCCAGAAAATATTCACTGGAACCAACACCACATCCACCCGATATCTACAGTAGATGCTGTAGGTTTAGTACATCATCGAACGCACATCGGATCAAGAGTA of the Rhodococcus sp. OK302 genome contains:
- a CDS encoding Hsp20/alpha crystallin family protein, whose translation is MLMRTDPFRDLDRLTRQLLGTASQPAVMPMDAWQEGERFVVEFDLPGINPDSLDLDVDRNVLTVHAERPVREGGEEMIAAERPRGVFSRQLFLGENLDTEHVDASYDAGVLRLTIPLAEQAKPRKIEISSGESAKEVGHKQESKQIDT